One window of the Perca fluviatilis chromosome 5, GENO_Pfluv_1.0, whole genome shotgun sequence genome contains the following:
- the LOC120559393 gene encoding uncharacterized protein LOC120559393 encodes MIFHFIYLLLQVPFAFVEVNGNEEDITLFFTDTMRCVHDIIRETESMGPDSMVLQRLFGELDSYRRTMFSFILISQQLGGSDSRESLGALEATYACLCSIINSNENSRSLEVRRRAMFDSRAPPTIRNGLPGRPQYSILRDQITHCLSLGMSWQRIAVCFGISRQTLYRHREQLEIGPLTYTEMSDEVLTDITREILQTTPNAGERYVLGGLRSRNIRIQRWRVRRCLQHLDPVGRAYRQRRAIRRRIYNVQTPNQLWHIDGNHKLVRWRMVFHGCVDGFSRTIIYLQCLNNNRASSVLELFCTGVQSFGLPLRIRCDHGMENTAVARYMLERRGLNRRSVITGRSVHNQRIERLWAELNRVVSFHFSNLFAFMENEGILDSTDELHLFCLHYIYLPRVQRAAAEFRNQWNNHGLSTQGGQTPLQLWQTGVLNSAGTGNLAIDDIFAGNETFGMDEDSTLHLENDNNIVVPVNDFNVNQTVINTLQETVDPLIDDGNHGIHLFLNLVNFLSER; translated from the exons atgatttttcattttatttaccttCTTTTGCAAGTCCCGTTTGCTTTTGTGGAAGTTAACGGTAATGAGGAGGACATTACTTTGTTTTTTACAGATACAATGCGGTGTGTTCATGACATTATAAGGGAAACTGAGAGCATGGGACCTGACAGCATGGTTTTGCAAAGATTATTTGGTGAGCTTGATTCTTACAGACGGACAATGTTTTCCTTTATTTTGATTAGCCAGCAGTTAGGAGGGAGTGACAGTCGGGAAAGTTTGGGTGCACTAGAGGCTACGTATGCCTGTCTTTGTTCTATTATCAATTCAAATGAAAATTCAAGATCATTAGAAGTGAGACGACGAGCTATGTTTGATTCAAGAGCACCTCCAACTATCAGAAATGGTCTTCCTGGTCGCCCTCAGTACAGCATACTACGTGATCAAATTACCCACTGTTTATCTCTTGGAATGAGTTGGCAAAGAATAGCTGTATGCTTTGGAATCAGCAGGCAGACACTGTACAGACATAGAGAGCAACTTGAAATTGGACCACTGACCTATACAGAAATGTCTGACGAGGTCTTGACTGACATTACTAGAGAGATCCTTCAAACCACCCCAAATGCAGGGGAAAGGTATGTGTTAGGAGGCCTGCGATCACGCAACATCAGAATACAGCGCTGGCGCGTGAGACGCTGCCTGCAACATCTTGATCCAGTTGGACGGGCCTACCGGCAACGCCGTGCAATTCGAAGAAGAATTTACAATGTTCAAACGCCCAATCAGTTATG GCATATTGATGGAAACCATAAACTGGTGAGGTGGAGGATGGTCTTTCATGGATGTGTTGACGGCTTTAGTCGGACCATCATATACTTGCAGTGCCTCAATAACAACAGAGCATCAAGCGTATTGGAACTATTTTGCACTGGTGTACAGAGCTTTGGCCTTCCCTTAAGAATACGCTGTGACCATGGCATGGAGAACACTGCGGTGGCCCGGTATATGCTGGAGAGAAGAGGGTTAAACAGACGCAGTGTCATTACTGGCCGCAGTGTCCACAATCAGAGGATAGAGCGGTTGTGGGCAGAGCTAAATAGAGTTGTGTCGTTTCACTTCAGTAATCTGTTTGCCTTCATGGAAAATGAGGGCATACTGGATTCTACAGATGAACTCCATTTGTTTTGTCTTCACTACATCTACTTGCCAAGAGTTCAGAGAGCGGCTGCAGAATTCCGAAATCAGTGGAACAACCATGGATTATCTACACAGGGAGGACAAACCCCTCTACAACTGTGGCAGACAGGGGTTCTTAACAGTGCCGGAACTGGTAACTTGGCAATTGATGACATTTTTGCAGGAAATGAGACCTTTGGAATGGATGAAGATAGCACTCTACATTTAGAGAATGATAACAACATTGTTGTTCCTGTAAATGACTTTAATGTAAATCAAACAGTTATTAACACACTTCAAGAAACAGTAGACCCACTGATTGATGATGGCAACCAcggcatacatttatttttaaatctagtGAATTTTCTTAGTGAACGCTAA